From one Paenibacillus terrae HPL-003 genomic stretch:
- a CDS encoding tRNA (adenine(22)-N(1))-methyltransferase gives MKLSQRLQYIMEQIPDGSRLADIGSDHGLLPVAAVRSGRVTQAVAGEVNDGPLRAAQKQVAEAGLTDRITVRKGDGLAVITAHEVDIITIAGMGGALIASILEQGKDKLDSVKRLVLQPNVGEDILRQWLIEHQWILTSEHIMEEDGKIYEVLTAIPVSDSPVKQDELYRPIVLSGSSVVLTQDWLEQLGPLLVREPNEVFFRKWKLEIHKLQNVLAQLARSEQESAQQKQEQLRKQIEQLEEVLACLPKDKR, from the coding sequence ATGAAGCTTTCTCAACGATTACAATATATTATGGAACAAATTCCTGACGGGAGCAGATTAGCGGATATTGGCTCTGACCATGGGCTCCTGCCTGTGGCTGCGGTCCGCAGTGGTCGGGTAACGCAAGCTGTGGCGGGCGAAGTCAATGATGGGCCGCTGCGAGCGGCTCAAAAGCAGGTCGCCGAAGCAGGTCTTACTGACCGCATAACGGTTAGAAAAGGCGACGGTTTGGCTGTAATTACAGCCCATGAGGTTGATATTATTACGATAGCCGGCATGGGTGGTGCCTTAATCGCTTCTATTTTGGAGCAGGGCAAAGACAAGTTGGATTCAGTAAAGCGGCTTGTGTTACAGCCAAATGTAGGTGAGGATATTTTGCGTCAATGGTTGATTGAGCATCAATGGATATTGACGAGTGAGCATATTATGGAAGAAGATGGGAAAATATATGAAGTTTTGACGGCTATACCCGTGTCGGATAGCCCTGTGAAGCAGGACGAGCTATACCGACCGATAGTTCTTTCCGGCAGCTCGGTAGTATTGACGCAGGATTGGCTGGAACAGCTTGGACCGTTGCTGGTCAGAGAGCCCAATGAAGTCTTTTTCCGTAAATGGAAGCTGGAAATTCATAAGCTCCAGAATGTGCTTGCACAGTTGGCGCGCTCAGAGCAGGAATCGGCACAGCAAAAGCAGGAGCAATTGCGCAAGCAAATTGAACAACTAGAGGAGGTACTTGCATGTTTGCCAAAGGACAAACGGTAA